A portion of the Punica granatum isolate Tunisia-2019 chromosome 7, ASM765513v2, whole genome shotgun sequence genome contains these proteins:
- the LOC116213744 gene encoding MLO-like protein 1, which yields MSGGEGGETLEFTPTWVVAAVCTVIVAISLALERLLHYAGKFLKSHNQKPLYEALQKVKEELMLLGFISLLLTVFQNVISKFCVSKDFMHHMLPCSPQEKPETTTNTSHFQSSFSVSSWTPGSYRRLLAENTTTASETLTCAQKGKVPLLSTEALHHLHIFIFVLAIVHVTFCVLTVLFGGARIRQWKRWEDSITKENYDTEQVLKPKFTHVHQHAFIKDHFLGIGKNSALLRWLHSFFKQFYAPVTKADYATLRLGFIMTHCRSNPKFNFHKYMIRALEDDFKQVVGISWYLWVFVVIFLLLNVNGWHTYFWIAFIPFILLLAVGTKLEHVITQLAHEVAEKHTAIEGELVIQPSDEHFWFGKPRFVLFLIHFILFQNAFEIAFFFWIWVQYGFDSCIMGQVQYIVPRLIIGVFIQVLCSYSTLPFYAIVTQMGTSFKKAIFDDHVQAGIMGWAEKVKRKKVLKPGGDGSSQASSHGTDGSTVGIQLGRLAKKASAPEEIQAAKPSADGPK from the exons CTTGGAGCGGCTGCTTCACTACGCCGGCAAGTTCCTCAAATCCCATAACCAGAAGCCCCTCTACGAGGCTCTCCAGAAGGTCAAAGAAG AGCTGATGCTGTTGGGGTTCATATCCCTACTCCTCACTGTCTTCCAGAACGTTATCTCCAAATTCTGCGTCTCCAAGGACTTCATGCACCACATGCTCCCCTGCAGCCCCCAGGAGAAGCCCGAGACGACGACGAATACTTCGCATTTCCAGTCTTCCTTCTCGGTCTCTTCTTGGACCCCCGGCTCATACCGGCGTCTTCTTGCCGAGAACACGACGACGGCTTCCGAGACCCTCACATGTGCCCAAAAG GGTAAGGTGCCACTGTTGTCCACAGAAGCACTGCACCATCTTCATATCTTTATCTTCGTGCTGGCCATTGTCCATGTGACATTCTGTGTTCTGACTGTTCTATTTGGAGGGGCAAGG ATACGCCAATGGAAACGCTGGGAAGATTCCATTACAAAAGAGAATTATGATACCGAACAAG TTTTGAAACCAAAGTTCACGCATGTTCATCAACATGCTTTTATTAAGGATCATTTTCTGGGCATTGGGAAAAATTCTGCTCTTCTGAGATGGCTG catTCATTCTTCAAACAATTCTACGCTCCTGTTACTAAAGCCGATTATGCCACATTGCGACTGGGCTTCATCATG ACACATTGCAGGAGCAACCCAAAGTTCAATTTTCACAAGTACATGATACGTGCTCTTGAAGATGACTTCAAGCAAGTTGTGGGCATCAG TTGGTACCTCTGGGTATTCGTTGTCATTTTTCTGTTGCTGAATGTCAACG GTTGGCACACTTACTTTTGGATAGCTTTTATCCCTTTCATC CTTCTGCTTGCTGTGGGCACAAAGCTTGAGCATGTGATCACCCAATTAGCACATGAAGTTGCAGAGAAGCACACAGCCATAGAAGGAGAGCTCGTAATTCAACCCTCAGACGAGCACTTTTGGTttggaaaaccccgattcgTCCTCTTTCTGATCCATTTCATCCTTTTCCAAAATGCTTTTGAGATTGCATTCTTCTTCTGGATATGG GTTCAGTACGGCTTTGACTCCTGCATAATGGGTCAGGTCCAATATATTGTCCCGAGGCTTATTATAGG GGTGTTCATTCAGGTACTCTGCAGTTACAGCACCTTACCTTTCTACGCCATCGTAACGCAG ATGGGAACCTCCTTTAAAAAAGCGATTTTTGACGATCACGTGCAAGCGGGAATCATGGGCTGGGCTGAGAAGGTGAAGAGAAAGAAGGTATTGAAACCGGGGGGAGATGGGTCCTCCCAAGCGAGTTCACATGGTACCGATGGTTCCACAGTCGGGATTCAGCTTGGAAGGCTAGCAAAGAAGGCATCCGCACCTGAGGAAATCCAAGCTGCAAAACCCTCTGCCGATGGGCCCAAGTGA